One window of Elaeis guineensis isolate ETL-2024a chromosome 11, EG11, whole genome shotgun sequence genomic DNA carries:
- the LOC105034510 gene encoding LOW QUALITY PROTEIN: uncharacterized protein (The sequence of the model RefSeq protein was modified relative to this genomic sequence to represent the inferred CDS: inserted 1 base in 1 codon) has product MARTKLVALSFIVLLSISLSEASRFLTSADGGGGGGGEGGGGGGGSGNGSGSGYGSGSGYGEGGGSGSNGGGYGSGGGGGGGGGSGGGSGSGSGSGYGSGGGSGYGQGXGAHGGGYGSGSGGGGGGGEGSGSGSGYGSGYGSGYGSGGGGHP; this is encoded by the exons ATGGCTCGTACTAAGCTCGTTGCTCTTTCCTTCATAGTATTGCTAAGCATTAGCCTCTCTGAGGCAAGCCGATTCTTGACATCGGCTGATGGTGGAGGTGGCGGTGGTGGTGAAGGTGGTGGTGGGGGTGGTGGCTCTGGAAATGGCTCCGGATCTGGCTATGGTTCCGGGTCTGGTTATGGTGAAGGAGGTGGATCGGGGTCCAATGGTGGAGGGTATGGAAGTGGCGGAGGTGGTGGAGGTGGCGGTGGATCCGGTGGTGGGAGTGGAAGTGGGAGTGGGTCGGGATATGGGTCCGGCGGTGGTTCTGGGTATGGTCAGG GTGGTGCCCATGGTGGTGGATATGGAAGTGGTAGCGGCGGGGGTGGCGGTGGCGGTGAAGGCTCTGGCTCTGGGTCCGGCTACGGTTCCGGATATGGGTCTGGTTATGGGAGTGGGGGTGGGGGCCACCCTTAA